One part of the Chryseobacterium mulctrae genome encodes these proteins:
- a CDS encoding discoidin domain-containing protein, translating into MSKRLYLSMVILLCFFSNAQQKTFCNPINIDYGYTPFEVFSKQGKHRATADPVIVNFQKKLFLFSTNQEGYWYSDNMLDWKFVKRKFLRDNKYTHDLNAPAVWAMKDTLYVYGSTWEQDFPIWKSTNPTKDDWKIAVDTLKVGAWDPAFHYDEDKNKLYLYWGSSNEWPLLGTEVKVKNLQSEGFVKPILRLKPEDHGWERFGEYNDNVFLQPFVEGAWVTKYKDKYYMQYGAPATEFSGYSDGVYVSKNPLEGYEYQQHNPFSYKPGGFARGAGHGATFEDNYKNWWHVSTIFISTKNNFERRLGIWPAGFDKDDVMYTNTAYGDYPTLLPRFAQGKDFSKGLFTGWMLLNYNKPVQVSSTLGGYHSNNAVDEDIKTYWSAKTGNSGEWFQTDLGEVSTINAIQINYADQDVEFMGKTEGKMHQYKIYGSNDGKKWKVIVDKSKNTKDVPHDYVELEKPAEARFLKMENLKMPTGKFALSGFRVFGKGAGAKPAKVQNFVPLRADPKKYGERRSIWMKWQQNSEADGYVIYWGKSPDKLYGSIMVYGKNEYFFTGADRVDSYYFQIEAFNANGVSERTEVLKSE; encoded by the coding sequence ATGAGTAAGAGATTATATTTGAGCATGGTTATACTTCTGTGTTTCTTTTCAAATGCACAGCAGAAAACCTTTTGTAACCCAATTAATATCGATTACGGTTACACGCCTTTTGAAGTTTTTTCAAAACAAGGAAAACACCGTGCAACTGCAGACCCGGTAATTGTTAATTTTCAGAAAAAGCTTTTTCTTTTTTCAACCAATCAGGAAGGATATTGGTACAGTGACAATATGCTCGACTGGAAATTTGTGAAAAGAAAATTCCTGAGAGATAATAAATATACTCACGATCTGAACGCTCCTGCAGTTTGGGCAATGAAAGATACTTTATATGTTTACGGTTCAACCTGGGAACAGGATTTCCCGATCTGGAAATCTACCAATCCAACAAAAGACGATTGGAAAATTGCTGTAGATACTTTAAAAGTTGGAGCTTGGGATCCGGCTTTTCATTATGATGAAGACAAAAATAAACTTTATTTATATTGGGGATCCAGCAACGAATGGCCTCTTTTGGGAACTGAAGTAAAAGTTAAAAATCTTCAGTCTGAAGGTTTTGTAAAACCTATTTTACGATTAAAACCAGAAGATCACGGTTGGGAAAGATTCGGTGAATATAATGACAATGTTTTCTTGCAACCTTTTGTAGAAGGAGCTTGGGTAACCAAATATAAAGACAAATATTACATGCAATACGGTGCTCCTGCAACAGAATTCAGCGGATATTCTGACGGAGTGTATGTTTCTAAAAATCCTTTGGAAGGTTATGAATACCAACAGCACAATCCTTTTTCTTATAAGCCGGGAGGTTTTGCAAGAGGAGCGGGTCATGGTGCAACTTTCGAAGATAATTATAAAAACTGGTGGCATGTTTCAACTATTTTTATTTCCACTAAAAATAATTTTGAAAGACGTTTAGGAATTTGGCCTGCAGGTTTCGATAAAGATGATGTAATGTACACCAACACTGCTTATGGTGATTATCCGACTTTGCTTCCGCGGTTTGCGCAGGGAAAAGATTTTTCTAAAGGACTTTTCACAGGCTGGATGTTGTTAAATTACAATAAACCCGTTCAGGTTTCGTCTACTTTAGGAGGTTATCATTCCAATAATGCTGTAGATGAAGATATTAAAACGTACTGGAGTGCCAAAACCGGAAATTCCGGGGAATGGTTTCAGACTGATTTAGGCGAAGTTTCTACCATTAATGCCATTCAAATAAATTATGCAGATCAGGATGTTGAATTTATGGGAAAAACGGAAGGCAAAATGCATCAGTATAAAATCTATGGCTCAAATGACGGTAAAAAGTGGAAAGTAATTGTTGATAAAAGTAAAAATACTAAAGACGTTCCTCACGATTATGTAGAATTGGAGAAACCTGCTGAAGCAAGATTTTTAAAAATGGAAAATCTGAAAATGCCTACAGGAAAATTTGCATTAAGCGGTTTCAGAGTTTTTGGAAAAGGAGCGGGTGCAAAACCTGCAAAAGTTCAGAACTTTGTTCCATTGAGAGCTGATCCAAAGAAATATGGTGAAAGAAGAAGCATCTGGATGAAATGGCAGCAAAACTCAGAAGCCGATGGTTATGTTATTTATTGGGGAAAATCTCCGGATAAATTATACGGAAGTATTATGGTATACGGAAAAAACGAATATTTCTTCACCGGAGCAGACCGAGTAGATTCTTATTATTTCCAGATTGAAGCATTTAATGCAAACGGAGTTTCGGAAAGAACAGAAGTTTTAAAGTCTGAATAA
- the ctlX gene encoding citrulline utilization hydrolase CtlX, which translates to MQTTDTVLMIEPIAFGYNAETAENNYFQVEQKGADIQSKALAEFKIFVEKLRNKGVNVITIKDTIDPHTPDSIFPNNWVSFHKDGKVVLYPMFASNRRVERREDIIESIKNQGFEVSEIDDWSLPEIQGHFLEGTGSMIFDHDNRIAYGSVSLRLDEGLFREFCTKYRFTPVVFHSFQTVGEERLPIYHTNVMMCVADKFVVICLDCIDSELERSKVIETIKNSGKEIIEISEEQMQQFAGNMLQVQNKDGEKFLVMSQTAYQSLNAEQISNIEKYCEIIYSDLNTIEVNGGGSARCMLAEVFLPKK; encoded by the coding sequence ATGCAGACAACAGATACAGTATTAATGATAGAGCCAATTGCATTCGGTTATAATGCAGAAACGGCAGAGAATAATTATTTTCAGGTAGAGCAGAAAGGTGCAGATATTCAGTCAAAAGCTTTGGCTGAATTCAAAATTTTTGTTGAAAAACTGAGAAACAAAGGTGTTAATGTAATTACCATCAAAGACACTATCGATCCTCATACTCCGGATTCTATTTTCCCAAACAACTGGGTAAGTTTCCACAAAGATGGAAAAGTGGTTTTATATCCGATGTTTGCTTCAAACAGAAGGGTAGAGCGAAGAGAAGATATTATTGAGAGTATCAAAAATCAAGGCTTTGAAGTTTCTGAAATTGATGATTGGTCATTGCCTGAAATTCAGGGACATTTTTTAGAAGGAACAGGAAGTATGATTTTCGATCATGATAACAGAATTGCTTACGGATCGGTTTCTTTGAGACTTGATGAAGGTTTATTCAGAGAGTTTTGTACTAAATATAGATTTACACCTGTTGTTTTCCATTCATTTCAAACGGTTGGCGAAGAAAGACTTCCAATCTACCATACCAATGTAATGATGTGTGTTGCCGATAAATTCGTAGTAATTTGTCTTGACTGTATTGATTCTGAATTGGAGAGAAGCAAAGTTATTGAAACCATTAAAAATTCAGGAAAAGAAATCATTGAAATTTCCGAAGAACAAATGCAGCAATTTGCTGGAAACATGCTGCAGGTGCAAAATAAAGATGGCGAAAAGTTCTTAGTAATGAGCCAAACTGCTTATCAGTCTTTAAATGCTGAACAAATTTCTAATATTGAAAAATATTGTGAAATCATTTATTCAGATTTAAATACGATTGAAGTAAACGGTGGAGGTAGTGCAAGATGTATGTTAGCTGAGGTTTTTTTACCTAAAAAATAA
- a CDS encoding dimethylarginine dimethylaminohydrolase family protein gives MKLNIKNETGRLRSVVLGQPNSMGGIPTLEESYDAKSYYTIEHNMYPKEEDIINEMNAFEAVLKKYDVEVLRPDIIEDYNQVFARDVAFVIDDKMIISNVIADRADEQEAYKKVYEKVAWRKIINLPETAHIEGGDVIVWNDFLFIGTCFSEDYRNYKTARTNEYAIEILKEYFPKKRIIDLELKKNDREPYQGILHLDCTFNPVGNDKCIIYKNGFVDESDYNLIIDIFGEENCFHVTDEEMFEMFPNIFSISPEVVVSDKAFTRMNNHLRDVWGMTVEEIPYREISKMGGLLRCSTMPLVRD, from the coding sequence ATGAAATTAAATATTAAAAACGAAACCGGAAGACTGAGGTCTGTGGTTTTAGGTCAACCCAACTCTATGGGCGGTATTCCTACTTTGGAAGAAAGCTATGATGCAAAATCATATTACACCATAGAGCACAACATGTATCCAAAAGAAGAAGACATCATCAACGAAATGAATGCTTTTGAAGCGGTGCTGAAAAAATATGATGTAGAAGTTCTTCGTCCGGATATTATTGAAGATTACAATCAGGTCTTTGCAAGAGATGTTGCTTTTGTAATCGACGATAAAATGATTATTTCAAATGTAATTGCCGACAGAGCAGATGAACAGGAAGCTTATAAAAAGGTTTACGAAAAAGTAGCGTGGAGAAAAATTATCAATCTTCCGGAAACAGCTCACATTGAAGGAGGAGATGTAATTGTTTGGAATGATTTTCTTTTCATCGGAACTTGCTTCAGTGAAGATTATAGAAATTATAAAACGGCAAGAACCAACGAATACGCCATCGAAATTCTTAAAGAATATTTTCCTAAAAAGAGAATCATTGATCTTGAATTAAAGAAAAACGACCGAGAACCTTATCAGGGAATTTTACATTTAGATTGTACCTTCAACCCGGTTGGAAATGATAAATGTATTATTTATAAAAATGGTTTTGTAGACGAAAGCGATTACAATCTGATCATTGATATCTTCGGTGAAGAAAATTGTTTCCACGTAACAGATGAAGAAATGTTTGAAATGTTCCCAAATATTTTTTCGATTTCTCCGGAAGTTGTGGTTTCAGATAAAGCTTTCACAAGAATGAACAATCATTTAAGAGATGTTTGGGGAATGACCGTTGAAGAAATTCCTTACAGAGAAATTTCTAAAATGGGAGGCTTGTTGAGATGTTCTACAATGCCGCTAGTAAGAGACTAA
- a CDS encoding citrate synthase — translation MSDNKVVLNYDGNSYEYPIVDSTIGDRGIDISKLRDQTGLITLDLGYKNTGATLSEITYLDGDQGELFYRGYPIEQIAEKSNFTEVMYLLLHGELPTKEQFDTFNGNIKKYNFVAEEMKKIIDAFPRSAHPMGVLSTLTSALTAFNPKAVNVQSKEEMDLAAELLIAKFAHLAAWTYRKTLGLPLNHGDNSLNYVENFYKMAFRLPNEEFEINPVVTAALDKLLILHADHEQNCSTSTVRMVGSAHTGLFASVSAGISALWGPLHGGANQAVIEMLELIEKDGGDVNKWVAKAKDKNDSFRLMGFGHRVYKNFDPRAKIIKKAADDLLAALGIEDKALDIAMQLEKVALEDEYFIERKLYPNVDFYSGIIYRALGIPTEMFTVMFALGRLPGWIAQWKEMRLKGDPIGRPRQVYQGAQKRDYIDITNR, via the coding sequence ATGTCAGACAACAAAGTGGTATTGAATTACGACGGTAATTCGTATGAATATCCAATCGTGGATAGTACAATCGGAGACAGAGGAATAGATATTTCAAAATTAAGAGACCAAACGGGTCTTATTACCTTAGATTTAGGGTACAAAAATACAGGTGCTACATTAAGCGAGATTACATATCTTGATGGTGACCAGGGAGAATTGTTCTACAGAGGTTATCCTATCGAGCAGATCGCTGAAAAATCAAACTTCACAGAGGTAATGTATCTTTTACTTCACGGTGAATTGCCTACAAAAGAACAATTTGATACCTTCAACGGTAACATCAAAAAATATAACTTCGTAGCAGAGGAGATGAAAAAAATCATCGATGCTTTCCCTCGTTCTGCACACCCAATGGGAGTTTTATCTACTCTTACTTCTGCTTTAACAGCTTTTAACCCAAAAGCAGTTAATGTACAGTCTAAAGAAGAGATGGATCTTGCTGCTGAATTGTTGATTGCTAAATTTGCTCACCTTGCAGCTTGGACTTACAGAAAAACTCTAGGTTTACCATTAAACCACGGAGATAACAGCCTAAACTATGTAGAAAACTTCTACAAAATGGCGTTCAGATTACCAAACGAAGAGTTTGAAATCAACCCTGTGGTGACTGCTGCTTTAGATAAATTGTTAATTCTTCACGCTGACCACGAGCAAAACTGTTCAACATCTACTGTAAGAATGGTAGGTTCTGCTCACACGGGTCTTTTTGCATCTGTTTCTGCAGGTATTTCTGCACTTTGGGGACCACTTCATGGTGGTGCAAACCAGGCGGTTATCGAAATGCTTGAATTAATCGAAAAAGACGGTGGTGATGTAAATAAATGGGTTGCTAAAGCTAAAGATAAGAATGACAGCTTCCGTTTGATGGGATTCGGACACAGAGTGTACAAAAACTTCGATCCAAGAGCAAAAATCATCAAAAAAGCTGCTGACGATTTATTGGCTGCTTTAGGAATTGAAGACAAAGCGTTGGATATTGCAATGCAATTAGAAAAAGTAGCTCTTGAAGACGAATACTTCATCGAAAGAAAATTATATCCAAACGTAGATTTCTATTCAGGAATCATCTACAGAGCGTTAGGAATTCCTACAGAAATGTTTACAGTAATGTTTGCATTGGGAAGACTTCCGGGATGGATTGCTCAATGGAAAGAAATGAGACTAAAAGGAGATCCAATCGGAAGACCAAGACAGGTTTACCAAGGAGCTCAAAAAAGAGATTATATTGATATTACAAACAGATAA
- the eno gene encoding phosphopyruvate hydratase, whose product MSYISYIEARQILDSRGNPTVEVDVFTEGGAMGRAAVPSGASTGEHEAVELRDGGSEWMGKGVSKAVENVREVIAPELVGLPVFDQNLIDQIMIELDGTNNKGNLGANAILGVSLAAAKAAAAELKMPLYKYIGGVNANTLPVPMMNVINGGSHSDAPIAFQEFMVMPVKADSFSHALRKGTEIFHNLKSILHSRGLSTAVGDEGGFAPTFKGTEDALDTLLQAIEKAGYKPGDDVMIALDCAASEFYKDGVYDYRKFQTADAPQFSSSEQVSYLAELANKYPIISIEDGMQENDWEGWKMLTDKIGDRVQLVGDDLFVTNVERLSRGVKEGIANSILVKVNQIGSLSETMAAVQMAQHNKFTSVMSHRSGETEDSTIADLAVAMNCGQIKTGSASRSDRMAKYNQLLRIEEALGDTAYFPGLDAFKIKR is encoded by the coding sequence ATGAGTTACATTTCTTACATAGAAGCGAGACAAATTTTGGATTCAAGAGGAAATCCTACAGTTGAAGTTGATGTATTTACGGAAGGTGGTGCGATGGGTCGTGCAGCTGTTCCTTCAGGTGCATCTACGGGAGAGCATGAAGCAGTTGAATTACGTGATGGTGGTTCAGAATGGATGGGAAAAGGAGTTTCTAAAGCTGTAGAAAATGTAAGAGAAGTAATTGCACCAGAATTGGTGGGTCTTCCTGTTTTTGATCAGAATCTTATCGACCAGATTATGATCGAATTGGATGGTACAAACAATAAAGGAAACTTAGGAGCAAACGCAATTCTTGGAGTTTCTTTGGCTGCTGCAAAAGCTGCTGCTGCTGAACTTAAAATGCCTTTATACAAATATATTGGTGGTGTAAATGCAAATACACTTCCGGTTCCAATGATGAATGTAATTAACGGTGGGTCTCACTCAGATGCACCAATTGCTTTCCAGGAATTTATGGTAATGCCGGTAAAAGCAGATTCTTTCTCTCACGCATTGAGAAAAGGAACTGAGATTTTCCATAATCTGAAATCTATTCTTCATTCAAGAGGTCTTTCTACTGCGGTAGGTGACGAAGGTGGTTTTGCACCAACTTTCAAAGGAACTGAAGATGCTTTGGATACTTTACTTCAGGCAATTGAAAAAGCAGGTTACAAACCTGGTGACGATGTAATGATCGCATTAGACTGTGCAGCTTCAGAATTCTACAAAGACGGAGTTTACGATTACAGAAAATTCCAGACTGCAGATGCGCCTCAGTTCTCAAGCAGCGAACAGGTTTCTTATTTGGCTGAATTGGCAAACAAATATCCAATCATCTCTATCGAAGATGGTATGCAGGAAAATGACTGGGAAGGTTGGAAAATGTTAACCGATAAAATTGGTGACAGAGTGCAGCTGGTTGGTGACGATTTATTCGTAACTAATGTTGAAAGATTATCAAGAGGGGTAAAAGAAGGAATTGCAAACTCAATCTTGGTAAAAGTTAATCAAATTGGTTCTCTTTCTGAAACAATGGCAGCGGTACAAATGGCTCAGCACAACAAGTTTACATCAGTAATGTCTCATAGATCTGGTGAAACTGAAGATTCTACGATTGCAGATCTTGCGGTTGCTATGAACTGTGGTCAGATCAAAACAGGTTCAGCTTCTAGATCAGATAGAATGGCAAAATATAACCAATTATTAAGAATCGAAGAAGCTTTAGGAGATACTGCTTATTTCCCAGGATTAGATGCTTTTAAAATCAAAAGATAA
- a CDS encoding sensor histidine kinase, which yields MKDLPDEIKMVYIIALVVMMLFVGFIIFVVLIYNRKQLLYLKEKQLQESEYQNQILQKELERQKSVKNERERISHDMHDDLGAGISALKLQAEFLKQRAEDEDLKNDIDELLKTSEEMNISMREMLWSLNSGNDTLGSFIDYSKIYAQNFLKKTKIQLSIEEENVISETTITTEQRRNLFLCLKEALNNAYKHSQSNQLKLSFVQKDKEFMMKISDNGIGIDHEKPEGNGLRNMKRRMQEQNGYCEVTTENGTHLFFRIDL from the coding sequence ATGAAAGATCTTCCTGATGAAATAAAAATGGTTTACATTATTGCACTTGTAGTAATGATGTTATTTGTGGGTTTTATAATTTTTGTAGTATTAATATACAACAGAAAACAACTTCTCTACCTCAAAGAAAAACAACTTCAAGAATCAGAATACCAAAATCAAATCCTCCAAAAAGAACTCGAAAGACAAAAATCAGTAAAAAATGAAAGAGAACGAATCTCTCATGATATGCATGATGATCTTGGAGCAGGAATTTCTGCATTGAAACTTCAGGCAGAATTTTTAAAACAACGAGCTGAAGATGAAGATTTAAAAAATGATATCGATGAACTTCTGAAAACTTCCGAAGAAATGAATATTTCAATGCGGGAAATGCTTTGGAGCTTAAATTCCGGAAATGATACATTGGGAAGCTTTATAGATTACTCAAAAATATATGCACAGAATTTTCTTAAAAAGACAAAAATTCAGCTAAGTATTGAAGAAGAAAATGTAATTTCTGAAACTACCATTACTACAGAACAAAGGAGAAATTTATTTCTGTGTTTAAAAGAAGCGTTGAATAATGCGTATAAACATAGCCAATCTAATCAACTAAAGCTTTCGTTTGTTCAAAAAGATAAAGAATTCATGATGAAAATTTCCGACAACGGAATAGGAATCGATCATGAAAAACCAGAAGGAAATGGTCTCCGAAATATGAAAAGAAGAATGCAGGAACAAAACGGCTATTGTGAAGTTACCACCGAAAACGGAACTCATTTGTTCTTCAGAATAGATTTGTAA